The Miltoncostaea oceani genome includes a region encoding these proteins:
- the alaS gene encoding alanine--tRNA ligase, whose translation MTTNEIREAFLAYFARQGHLRIPSASLVPFEDDPSVLLTIAGMQPLKSYFMGADTPPRPRMTSSQKCFRTNDIDQVGHTARHLTFFEMLGNFSIGDYFKDDAIRFGWEVSTEVFGLDPERIWITVFEGMDGVPGDDEALEKWVELGVPRDRIQRLGEADNFWKAGPTGPCGPNTELYLDRGPSFGPEGGPAVGGDRYLEYWNLVFMQYERAADGTLSPLPAKNIDTGAGLERMAAILQDVPSVFETDGFRPLIAWAEQASGRRYGADGRDDRALRVLADHGRAMTFLASDGVVPGNEGRDYVLRRIVRRAVSEAGHLGLPPDAVVGLTGPVVDGWGDAYPELRDRAAEVRDVIGAEAEQFARTLTQGRRLLGEVIARSEGTVSGEDAFRLHDTFGFPLDLTLEAAQDAGLGVDAEGFERLMGEQRERSRAGGAADGASDLSERVALVARESAPAEFVGWDDTVADTRVTAMEELGDGTALLKLERSPFYAEGGGQVSDTGRIDGPDGGAVVVDVMRLGADQVLRVRLEQGHLPVGSEVTARVDGPRRRQTQANHTATHVLNWALRETLGQGVRQAGSYVGPDKLRFDFTHRGRVAPETLVEIERMVNGRVDEDQPVGWEITDRQAAADAGAIGLFEEKYGERVRVVSAGDFSQELCGGTHVSRTGEIGPFVITAEASTGAGSRRIEALTGTAAVAWLRDRERALLDEVAARDERIRELQSELKRAKTTRTDVGGLAEQAVTIGDVRALVAQVEAGDMDELLAIADRLKGTLGDGAAVVLGAASEGKALIVASLAPGAVAAGLSAGAVIREVAPVVGGGGGGKDAMARAGGKDPERLPDALAAARAILTAPRGA comes from the coding sequence ATGACCACGAACGAGATCCGCGAGGCCTTCCTCGCCTACTTCGCGCGCCAGGGGCACCTGCGCATCCCCTCGGCGTCCCTCGTCCCCTTCGAGGACGACCCGTCGGTGCTCCTGACGATCGCGGGCATGCAGCCGCTGAAGTCGTACTTCATGGGTGCGGACACGCCGCCCCGGCCGCGCATGACCAGCTCCCAGAAGTGCTTCCGCACGAACGACATCGACCAGGTCGGGCACACCGCCCGGCATCTCACCTTCTTCGAGATGCTCGGCAACTTCTCGATCGGCGACTACTTCAAGGACGACGCCATCCGCTTCGGGTGGGAGGTCTCCACCGAGGTCTTCGGGCTCGACCCCGAGAGGATCTGGATCACGGTGTTCGAGGGCATGGACGGCGTCCCCGGCGACGACGAGGCCCTCGAGAAGTGGGTCGAGCTCGGCGTCCCCCGCGACCGGATCCAGCGCCTCGGCGAGGCCGACAACTTCTGGAAGGCCGGGCCGACGGGCCCGTGCGGCCCCAACACGGAGCTGTACCTCGACCGCGGCCCGTCGTTCGGCCCCGAGGGCGGCCCCGCCGTCGGCGGCGACCGCTACCTCGAGTACTGGAACCTCGTGTTCATGCAGTACGAGCGGGCGGCCGACGGGACGCTCTCGCCGCTCCCCGCGAAGAACATCGACACGGGCGCCGGGCTGGAGCGGATGGCCGCGATCCTGCAGGACGTCCCCTCCGTCTTCGAGACCGACGGCTTCCGGCCCCTGATCGCCTGGGCGGAGCAGGCGAGCGGGCGCAGGTACGGCGCCGACGGCCGCGACGACCGCGCGCTGCGCGTCCTGGCCGACCACGGGCGCGCGATGACGTTCCTCGCGTCCGACGGCGTGGTCCCCGGCAACGAGGGCCGCGACTACGTGCTGCGGCGGATCGTGCGCCGCGCCGTGTCCGAGGCCGGCCACCTCGGCCTGCCGCCCGACGCCGTCGTCGGCCTCACCGGTCCCGTGGTGGACGGCTGGGGCGACGCCTACCCCGAGCTGCGCGACCGCGCCGCCGAGGTGCGCGACGTGATCGGCGCCGAGGCGGAGCAGTTCGCCCGCACCCTCACCCAGGGCCGCCGCCTGCTCGGCGAGGTCATCGCCCGGTCGGAGGGCACGGTCAGCGGCGAGGACGCGTTCCGCCTGCACGACACGTTCGGCTTCCCGCTCGACCTGACCCTCGAGGCGGCCCAGGACGCCGGGCTCGGGGTCGACGCCGAGGGCTTCGAGCGCCTCATGGGCGAGCAGCGCGAGCGCTCGCGGGCCGGCGGCGCCGCCGACGGCGCGTCCGACCTGTCGGAGCGGGTGGCCCTCGTCGCCCGCGAGTCCGCGCCCGCCGAGTTCGTCGGCTGGGACGACACCGTCGCCGACACCCGCGTCACGGCGATGGAGGAGCTCGGCGACGGCACCGCCCTGCTCAAGCTGGAGCGCTCCCCGTTCTACGCCGAGGGCGGCGGCCAGGTGTCCGACACCGGCCGCATCGACGGTCCCGACGGCGGCGCCGTCGTCGTCGACGTCATGCGGCTCGGCGCCGACCAGGTCCTGCGGGTCCGCCTCGAGCAGGGGCACCTGCCCGTCGGGTCCGAGGTGACGGCGAGGGTCGACGGCCCCCGCCGGCGCCAGACCCAGGCGAACCACACCGCCACCCACGTCCTCAACTGGGCGCTGCGCGAGACCCTCGGCCAGGGCGTCCGCCAGGCCGGCTCCTACGTCGGCCCCGACAAGCTGCGGTTCGACTTCACCCACCGCGGCCGCGTCGCCCCCGAGACGCTCGTCGAGATCGAGCGCATGGTCAACGGGCGCGTCGACGAGGACCAGCCGGTCGGCTGGGAGATCACCGACCGGCAGGCCGCCGCCGACGCCGGCGCGATCGGCCTGTTCGAGGAGAAGTACGGCGAGCGCGTGCGCGTGGTGTCGGCCGGCGACTTCTCGCAGGAGCTGTGCGGCGGCACCCACGTGTCGCGCACCGGCGAGATCGGGCCGTTCGTGATCACCGCGGAGGCGTCGACCGGCGCCGGGTCGCGGCGCATCGAGGCGCTCACCGGCACCGCCGCCGTCGCCTGGCTGCGGGACCGCGAGCGCGCCCTGCTCGACGAGGTCGCCGCCCGCGACGAGCGCATCCGCGAGCTGCAGTCGGAGCTGAAGCGCGCGAAGACGACACGCACCGACGTCGGCGGGCTCGCCGAGCAGGCCGTCACCATCGGCGACGTCCGCGCCCTGGTGGCCCAGGTCGAGGCCGGTGACATGGACGAGCTGCTCGCCATCGCGGACCGGCTGAAGGGGACGCTCGGCGACGGCGCCGCCGTCGTCCTGGGCGCCGCGTCCGAGGGCAAGGCCCTGATCGTGGCGAGCCTCGCCCCCGGGGCGGTCGCCGCCGGGCTCTCCGCCGGCGCCGTCATCCGCGAGGTCGCCCCCGTCGTGGGCGGCGGCGGTGGCGGCAAGGACGCGATGGCGCGGGCCGGGGGCAAGGACCCCGAGCGCCTCCCCGACGCCCTCGCGGCGGCCCGGGCGATCCTGACGGCCCCCCGGGGGGCGTGA
- the ruvX gene encoding Holliday junction resolvase RuvX, with protein sequence MKVLALDHGSARTGVAVSDPTGTIARPLPAIARVDSPAGRRALDAVIAAEAPERIVVGEPRAMSGERGVQARAAAGFAGRLKSRVTVPVEMWDERLTTVEGGRRGREGGSRADLDSLAACVLLEAYLAARA encoded by the coding sequence GTGAAGGTTCTCGCCCTCGACCACGGGTCCGCCCGGACCGGGGTCGCCGTGAGCGACCCCACCGGCACGATCGCGCGACCGCTCCCGGCGATCGCGCGCGTGGACTCGCCGGCCGGCAGGAGGGCGCTGGACGCCGTGATCGCCGCGGAGGCCCCCGAGCGGATCGTCGTGGGGGAGCCCCGCGCGATGTCCGGCGAGCGCGGCGTGCAGGCGCGGGCGGCGGCGGGTTTCGCGGGGCGCCTGAAGTCGCGCGTCACCGTGCCGGTCGAGATGTGGGACGAGCGGCTCACGACGGTCGAGGGCGGACGCCGCGGACGCGAGGGCGGGTCGCGCGCCGACCTCGACAGCCTCGCCGCCTGCGTGCTCCTCGAGGCGTATCTGGCGGCGCGGGCGTGA
- the mltG gene encoding endolytic transglycosylase MltG, translating to MSGRPPGRGRRRPRTERAHGRTMLWLLLIVLMVVATGLALGWDRIRGDEDAPVVAETVELPVQKLLIREGLRREDVAALLDAETSISGDRYLQVTGPGARGRQLARANRPTSLEGFLFPATYDITERTTADELVAEQVAAYLSNESQVDFSYARARNLTRYDVLILASMIEREVAVPAERRVVAGVLYNRLRAGMRLDIDATVQYAIGEWKPELTATDLAVDSPYNTRRFPGLPPGPIASPGLDSIRAAARPARNDFIYYVAKNDGSGGHYFSTSPEQFASDVARSRANAGG from the coding sequence GTGAGCGGCCGCCCCCCCGGTCGGGGCCGCCGCCGCCCGCGGACCGAGCGTGCCCACGGCCGGACGATGCTGTGGCTGCTGCTGATCGTCCTGATGGTCGTCGCGACCGGCCTCGCCCTCGGGTGGGACCGCATCCGCGGGGACGAGGACGCCCCCGTCGTCGCCGAGACGGTCGAGCTGCCCGTGCAGAAGCTCCTGATCCGGGAGGGACTGCGCCGCGAGGACGTCGCCGCGCTGCTCGACGCCGAGACCTCCATCTCGGGTGACCGGTACCTGCAGGTCACGGGCCCCGGGGCCCGCGGCCGCCAGCTCGCGCGGGCGAACAGGCCCACGTCGCTGGAGGGCTTCCTCTTCCCGGCGACGTACGACATCACCGAGAGGACGACGGCCGACGAGCTCGTCGCCGAGCAGGTCGCGGCGTACCTGTCGAACGAGTCGCAGGTCGACTTCTCCTACGCCCGCGCCCGCAACCTCACCCGCTACGACGTCCTGATCCTCGCGTCGATGATCGAGCGGGAGGTGGCGGTGCCGGCGGAGCGGCGGGTCGTGGCCGGGGTGCTCTACAACCGCCTGAGGGCGGGGATGCGCCTCGACATCGACGCCACCGTCCAGTACGCCATCGGCGAGTGGAAGCCCGAGCTGACCGCGACCGACCTCGCCGTCGACTCCCCGTACAACACGCGGCGGTTCCCGGGGTTGCCGCCCGGGCCGATCGCGAGCCCCGGCCTCGACTCGATCCGCGCGGCGGCACGGCCCGCCCGCAACGACTTCATCTACTACGTCGCGAAGAACGACGGCTCCGGCGGCCACTACTTCTCGACGTCGCCGGAGCAGTTCGCGTCGGACGTCGCACGGTCGCGGGCGAACGCCGGCGGATGA
- the aroE gene encoding shikimate dehydrogenase — MIGGGTRVAGIIGWPVAHSLSPAMHNAAFRALRLDWIYAAFPVEPARVEEAVHGLAAAGCAGLNVTIPHKRAAIAACSSVSEAVTAIGAANTLVPDGAGGFRGDNTDAAGFLRALDEQAPLDLAGADVLLIGAGGAARAVAFALRGRGARVRVANRTAAAAAELGDPVPFTGPALDTVAGQSALVVNATSLGLHGDDVPAELPMAGIGRGQVVADIVYRPGGTPWLAAAAGRGARTVDGLGMLLHQGAAAFEQWTGQSPPVEVMREALAAR; from the coding sequence ATGATCGGGGGAGGGACCAGGGTCGCCGGGATCATCGGCTGGCCCGTCGCGCACTCGCTGTCCCCGGCGATGCACAACGCCGCGTTCCGGGCCCTCCGGCTCGACTGGATCTACGCGGCCTTCCCCGTCGAGCCGGCGCGCGTCGAGGAGGCCGTCCACGGCCTCGCCGCCGCGGGGTGCGCCGGGCTCAACGTCACGATCCCCCACAAGCGCGCGGCGATCGCCGCCTGCTCGTCGGTGTCGGAGGCGGTGACGGCGATCGGCGCCGCCAACACCCTCGTGCCGGACGGGGCGGGCGGCTTCCGCGGCGACAACACCGACGCCGCCGGGTTCCTCCGCGCCCTCGACGAGCAGGCCCCCCTCGACCTGGCGGGCGCCGACGTCCTCCTGATCGGCGCGGGCGGCGCCGCCCGGGCGGTGGCGTTCGCGTTGCGCGGCCGTGGGGCGCGGGTGCGGGTGGCGAACCGGACGGCCGCCGCGGCCGCCGAGCTGGGCGACCCCGTCCCGTTCACCGGGCCGGCGCTCGACACCGTCGCCGGCCAGTCCGCCCTGGTCGTCAACGCGACGAGCCTCGGCCTGCACGGCGACGACGTCCCCGCGGAGCTCCCCATGGCGGGCATCGGCCGCGGCCAGGTGGTCGCCGACATCGTCTACCGGCCGGGCGGGACCCCCTGGCTCGCCGCCGCCGCCGGGCGCGGCGCGCGGACGGTCGACGGGCTCGGGATGCTCCTGCACCAGGGGGCGGCCGCGTTCGAGCAGTGGACGGGGCAGAGCCCGCCGGTCGAGGTCATGCGCGAGGCCCTCGCCGCCCGGTGA
- a CDS encoding GspE/PulE family protein, with the protein MPLFQKGPPPGAPDPATPTPARPAAPPPVAGPPVAPRPRPVAPAPGAPVPAGPPAAPRRVAVAPPPGAPAPAAPPARPAPAAAPPLAGPPALRGGGGPRIPRGEPLGQVLVRMGIITPEDLDAAISRQRVDGRKLGEMLVAEEKITRDQLARAMAVRMGVAFFTLADGVDPALARLVDEKSARRYQAVPVRMEPDGALLVAMADPSNVFAIDDLRILTRHEIRPALASPEEIQQLLGQSSRLDAVVADLVEESGGGDDPAEAADIADASEDAPVVRLVNSLIARAVDERASDIHFEPQAKEMFVRYRVDGVLRTVTSVPFRLANGVASRVKIMADLDIAERRVPQDGRVGLTVGGRPLDLRVATLPTVYGEKIVMRILDKSNVMMRLAELGFTKDVLAKFEGCYQRPYGAVLVTGPTGSGKSTSLYGALNQLNSTDKNIITVEDPVEYRLAGVNQVQVNPKAGLTFAAGLRSILRCDPDIVMIGEVRDRETAQIAIESALTGHMVLATIHTNDSAGALTRLAEMGVEPFLSASAVAGILAQRLARRLCKHCKEPYSLPLAQLRELMDLAVLPAGVPDPVPVFRPKGCARCQETGYHGRVGVYEMLVMSETIERMVVSGAASEEITRTARAEGMRTLREDGLLKVLSGHTSIEEIARAIG; encoded by the coding sequence GTGCCGCTCTTCCAGAAGGGGCCCCCGCCGGGGGCGCCGGACCCCGCGACCCCCACCCCGGCCCGCCCCGCCGCGCCGCCGCCCGTGGCCGGACCCCCCGTGGCGCCGCGTCCCCGCCCGGTGGCGCCCGCCCCGGGCGCGCCGGTGCCGGCGGGGCCTCCGGCGGCCCCGCGGCGGGTGGCGGTCGCCCCGCCCCCCGGCGCACCGGCCCCCGCGGCACCGCCCGCGCGCCCCGCGCCGGCGGCGGCGCCTCCCCTGGCGGGCCCGCCCGCCCTGCGCGGCGGGGGCGGTCCGCGCATCCCGCGCGGCGAGCCGCTCGGGCAGGTGCTGGTGCGGATGGGGATCATCACCCCCGAGGACCTCGACGCCGCGATCTCCCGGCAGCGGGTCGACGGCCGCAAGCTCGGCGAGATGCTGGTCGCGGAGGAGAAGATCACCCGCGACCAGCTCGCCCGGGCGATGGCCGTGCGCATGGGGGTCGCGTTCTTCACCCTCGCCGACGGCGTCGACCCGGCGCTCGCCCGGCTCGTCGACGAGAAGAGCGCCCGCCGCTACCAGGCGGTGCCGGTCCGGATGGAGCCCGACGGGGCGCTGCTCGTGGCGATGGCCGACCCGTCGAACGTCTTCGCGATCGACGACCTCCGGATCCTCACCCGGCACGAGATCCGCCCGGCGCTCGCGTCGCCGGAGGAGATCCAGCAGCTCCTCGGCCAGAGCTCCCGGCTCGACGCCGTGGTCGCCGACCTCGTGGAGGAGAGCGGGGGAGGGGACGACCCCGCCGAGGCGGCGGACATCGCCGACGCCTCCGAGGACGCCCCCGTCGTGCGCCTCGTGAACTCGCTGATCGCGCGGGCCGTCGACGAGCGGGCGTCGGACATCCACTTCGAGCCGCAGGCGAAGGAGATGTTCGTCCGCTACCGGGTGGACGGCGTGCTGCGCACCGTGACGTCCGTGCCGTTCCGCCTCGCGAACGGCGTCGCGAGCCGCGTGAAGATCATGGCCGACCTCGACATCGCGGAGCGGCGCGTCCCCCAGGACGGCCGCGTCGGGCTCACCGTCGGCGGCCGCCCCCTCGACCTGCGCGTCGCGACGCTGCCGACGGTGTACGGCGAGAAGATCGTCATGCGCATCCTCGACAAGAGCAACGTGATGATGCGCCTCGCGGAGCTCGGCTTCACGAAGGACGTCCTCGCGAAGTTCGAGGGGTGCTACCAGCGGCCGTACGGCGCGGTGCTCGTCACGGGGCCGACGGGGTCGGGCAAGTCGACGAGCCTCTACGGCGCCCTGAACCAGCTGAACTCGACCGACAAGAACATCATCACCGTCGAGGACCCCGTCGAGTACCGCCTGGCGGGCGTGAACCAGGTGCAGGTCAACCCGAAGGCGGGCCTGACGTTCGCCGCGGGGCTGCGCTCGATCCTGCGGTGCGACCCCGACATCGTGATGATCGGCGAGGTCCGCGACCGCGAGACGGCCCAGATCGCCATCGAGTCGGCCCTCACCGGCCACATGGTGCTGGCCACCATCCACACCAACGACTCCGCGGGCGCCCTCACCCGGCTCGCGGAGATGGGCGTCGAGCCGTTCCTGTCGGCGAGCGCGGTCGCGGGGATCCTCGCGCAGCGCCTCGCGCGCCGCCTCTGCAAGCACTGCAAGGAGCCGTACTCGCTGCCGCTCGCCCAGCTGCGGGAGCTGATGGACCTCGCGGTGCTGCCGGCGGGGGTCCCGGACCCGGTCCCGGTGTTCCGGCCGAAGGGCTGCGCCCGGTGCCAGGAGACGGGCTACCACGGCCGTGTCGGCGTCTACGAGATGCTCGTGATGAGCGAGACGATCGAGCGCATGGTGGTGAGCGGCGCGGCGTCGGAGGAGATCACCCGGACGGCGCGTGCGGAGGGGATGCGCACCCTCCGCGAGGACGGTCTGCTGAAGGTGCTCTCCGGCCACACCAGCATCGAGGAGATCGCCCGTGCCATCGGCTGA
- a CDS encoding type IV pilus twitching motility protein PilT, whose amino-acid sequence MVDFAELITNVIASGASDLHLSVGAPPVMRLNGELVRLGDAPLTSQETRELIYGLLSQDQRQRLETDLELDLSYAVPGRIRFRVNAYYQRAALGAAFRVVPTGLKTLEELSLPSSLREWTTKPRGLVLVTGPTGSGKSTTLASLINEINEKRACHIMTVEDPIEFLHRHKRSMINQREVGADTHSFANALRSVLRQDPDVILVGEMRDLETMQIAITAAETGHLVFATLHTSDAPQTIDRVIDVFPPHQQEQVRIMLANGLQGVCCQQLVPTISGSRAVACEVLMPTPAVRNLIREGKTHQIYSVMQTGSSFGMQTMDATLASLVRQGVISMDMALERAGHPDELKRLLGLVKAA is encoded by the coding sequence ATGGTCGACTTCGCCGAGCTCATCACGAACGTCATCGCGAGCGGTGCCAGCGACCTGCACCTGTCGGTCGGCGCCCCGCCGGTGATGCGGCTCAACGGGGAGCTCGTCCGCCTCGGCGACGCGCCCCTCACCTCCCAGGAGACCCGGGAGCTGATCTACGGGCTCCTCAGCCAGGACCAGCGGCAGCGGCTCGAGACGGACCTGGAGCTCGACCTGTCGTACGCGGTCCCCGGCCGCATCCGCTTCCGCGTGAACGCCTACTACCAGCGCGCCGCGCTCGGGGCGGCGTTCCGCGTGGTCCCGACGGGCCTGAAGACCCTGGAGGAGCTGAGCCTTCCGTCGTCGCTGCGCGAGTGGACGACGAAGCCGCGCGGGCTGGTGCTCGTGACGGGGCCGACCGGCTCCGGCAAGTCGACGACCCTCGCGTCGCTGATCAACGAGATCAACGAGAAGCGCGCGTGCCACATCATGACGGTCGAGGACCCCATCGAGTTCCTCCACCGCCACAAGCGCTCGATGATCAACCAGCGCGAGGTCGGCGCGGACACGCACAGCTTCGCGAACGCCCTGCGCAGCGTCCTCCGCCAGGACCCCGACGTGATCCTCGTCGGCGAGATGCGCGACCTGGAGACGATGCAGATCGCGATCACGGCGGCCGAGACCGGCCACCTCGTGTTCGCGACGCTGCACACCTCGGACGCGCCGCAGACGATCGACCGCGTGATCGACGTGTTCCCGCCGCACCAGCAGGAGCAGGTCCGGATCATGCTGGCGAACGGCCTGCAGGGCGTCTGCTGCCAGCAGCTCGTCCCGACGATCTCGGGGAGCCGCGCGGTGGCGTGCGAGGTGCTGATGCCGACGCCCGCCGTCCGGAACCTGATCCGGGAGGGCAAGACCCACCAGATCTACTCGGTGATGCAGACGGGCTCGTCGTTCGGCATGCAGACGATGGACGCGACCCTCGCGAGCCTCGTCCGCCAGGGCGTGATCAGCATGGACATGGCCCTGGAGCGCGCCGGCCACCCCGACGAGCTGAAGCGCCTGCTCGGGTTGGTGAAGGCCGCATGA
- a CDS encoding type II secretion system F family protein produces MSATYVYKALDRGGSALTGEIAGDSKAAVAAQLRLRGLTVVDVDQKSTTPTVEELLDRYRGLKANHVTVMARQLATMISSGLSLLRALYVLEEQTEAPKLKHAIMAVRQDVEAGLALSQAMGKHPKVFSDLFVAMVKAGETGGNLEEVLERVAIQLEKDDHLRRTVKSAMVYPVLIGVFAFMVLIGMVLFIIPIFADMFTDLGGELPALTQFMITLSDGMRSYWYLLFIVPTVIAIAFKKWKSTDRGGFMWDTIKLRFPMRVGDIVRKIAVARFARTLGTLTASGVPILQALDITARTAGNRVISDPMAEVAERVREGQPLATPLARTGVFPVMVTQMLSVGEETGAVDRMLHKLADFYDDEVATMLKSLTSIIEPLMMIGVGVIVGIVVISMYMPMFKIFELVQ; encoded by the coding sequence ATGAGCGCCACCTACGTCTACAAGGCGCTCGACCGGGGCGGCAGCGCGCTGACCGGTGAGATCGCCGGCGACTCGAAGGCCGCCGTCGCCGCCCAGCTGCGCCTGCGCGGGCTGACGGTGGTGGACGTCGACCAGAAGTCGACGACGCCGACGGTCGAGGAGCTGCTCGACCGCTACCGCGGCCTGAAGGCGAACCACGTCACGGTCATGGCCCGGCAGCTCGCCACCATGATCTCCAGCGGCCTGTCGCTGCTGCGCGCCCTCTACGTGCTGGAGGAGCAGACGGAGGCGCCGAAGCTGAAGCACGCGATCATGGCCGTCCGGCAGGACGTCGAGGCCGGCCTCGCGCTGTCGCAGGCGATGGGCAAGCACCCGAAGGTGTTCTCCGACCTGTTCGTCGCGATGGTGAAGGCGGGGGAGACGGGCGGCAACCTGGAGGAGGTCCTCGAGCGGGTCGCGATCCAGCTCGAGAAGGACGACCACCTGCGCCGCACCGTGAAGTCGGCGATGGTCTACCCGGTCCTGATCGGGGTCTTCGCCTTCATGGTCCTCATCGGGATGGTGCTGTTCATCATCCCGATCTTCGCGGACATGTTCACGGACCTCGGCGGCGAGCTGCCGGCCCTCACCCAGTTCATGATCACGCTGTCCGACGGGATGCGGAGCTACTGGTACCTGCTGTTCATCGTCCCGACGGTGATCGCCATCGCCTTCAAGAAGTGGAAGTCGACGGACCGCGGCGGGTTCATGTGGGACACCATCAAGCTGCGCTTCCCGATGCGCGTGGGCGACATCGTCCGCAAGATCGCGGTGGCCCGCTTCGCCCGGACCCTCGGCACCCTGACGGCGTCGGGCGTCCCGATCCTGCAGGCCCTCGACATCACGGCCCGCACGGCCGGCAACCGGGTCATCTCCGACCCGATGGCCGAGGTCGCCGAGCGCGTCCGCGAGGGGCAGCCCCTGGCGACCCCGCTCGCGCGGACCGGCGTGTTCCCCGTGATGGTCACCCAGATGCTGTCGGTGGGCGAGGAGACCGGCGCGGTCGACCGCATGCTCCACAAGCTCGCGGACTTCTACGACGACGAGGTCGCGACGATGCTGAAGTCGCTCACCTCGATCATCGAGCCGCTCATGATGATCGGCGTCGGCGTGATCGTCGGCATCGTCGTCATCTCGATGTACATGCCGATGTTCAAGATCTTCGAGCTGGTGCAGTAG
- a CDS encoding MGMT family protein, which translates to MPLFEVDPESREVVEVAPSTFPELKLWERQDLEAWVTSAPALAGGDFAVVTSEFDRFDRTSERLDVLGITAIEPGRGRLVVVELKRDGTSTTVDLQAIKYAAYVAAAQFDDVVEMHARHHDLGTDASRAFLLDLLGGSEDEPPVIDDTPRIVPVAGDYRPEVTTTVLWLADSYEMDIRCVRLQPFAVGGRILVHSETIIPLPEAEQYRLGVLRKRKETVRDQGERARAGRLIPRLLEADALALGQTLYFRRDAVPASGPAWSEEEPLYRATLATVDGVRTLEWTDPETGETALLSPSLLAATVLHRVGVRQGDVSSDGVNGMLYWTVDGETSLRDLAADAGILQAGGPGRRIDRDALRRMCAAIPRGRWTTYGDLAAAIGVPGAAQSVAGVIATDPAIPNAHRVLRSTGQVSPRWIGEEGGPEFARERLADEGMGFGDGDIAPPALRWVPTPLDPAGTA; encoded by the coding sequence ATGCCACTGTTCGAGGTCGATCCAGAGTCGCGGGAGGTCGTAGAGGTCGCCCCGAGCACGTTCCCGGAGCTCAAGCTCTGGGAACGCCAGGACCTCGAGGCCTGGGTGACGTCCGCACCAGCCCTCGCAGGCGGCGACTTCGCCGTGGTGACGAGCGAGTTCGATCGATTCGATCGCACCTCGGAGCGGCTCGATGTGCTCGGCATCACGGCGATCGAGCCGGGGCGCGGGCGCCTCGTCGTCGTCGAGCTGAAGCGCGACGGGACCAGCACGACCGTCGACCTGCAGGCGATCAAGTACGCCGCGTACGTCGCCGCCGCACAGTTCGACGACGTGGTCGAGATGCACGCCCGACATCACGACCTCGGCACCGACGCGTCGCGGGCCTTCCTCCTCGACCTCCTGGGCGGGTCGGAGGACGAACCGCCCGTCATCGACGACACGCCCCGCATCGTGCCCGTCGCCGGGGACTACCGACCGGAGGTCACGACGACCGTCCTCTGGCTGGCGGACAGCTACGAGATGGACATCCGCTGCGTGCGTCTCCAGCCCTTCGCGGTCGGCGGGCGCATCCTCGTCCACTCGGAGACGATCATCCCGCTCCCCGAAGCCGAGCAGTACCGACTCGGCGTGCTGCGAAAGCGCAAGGAGACGGTGCGCGATCAGGGGGAGCGAGCGCGGGCCGGACGGCTGATCCCGCGACTGCTCGAAGCCGACGCGCTCGCGCTCGGCCAGACGCTCTACTTCCGCCGCGATGCCGTACCCGCGAGCGGCCCCGCCTGGAGCGAGGAGGAGCCCCTCTACCGGGCGACGCTCGCCACGGTCGACGGCGTGCGGACGCTCGAGTGGACCGATCCGGAGACGGGTGAGACCGCCCTCCTCTCACCGTCCCTCCTGGCGGCGACGGTCCTCCACAGGGTCGGGGTTCGCCAGGGCGACGTCTCGAGTGACGGCGTCAACGGGATGCTCTACTGGACCGTCGACGGAGAGACGAGCCTTCGCGATCTGGCGGCCGACGCCGGGATCCTGCAGGCCGGAGGTCCGGGCAGGCGGATCGATCGTGACGCCCTACGACGCATGTGCGCGGCGATACCGCGTGGTCGGTGGACCACCTACGGTGATCTGGCGGCGGCGATCGGAGTGCCGGGAGCCGCCCAGTCGGTCGCCGGGGTGATCGCAACCGATCCGGCAATACCGAACGCCCACCGTGTCCTGCGGTCGACCGGGCAGGTCTCACCCCGCTGGATCGGCGAGGAGGGTGGGCCCGAGTTCGCCAGGGAGCGGCTCGCTGACGAGGGGATGGGGTTCGGTGATGGCGACATCGCTCCCCCGGCCCTCCGGTGGGTACCGACCCCCCTCGACCCGGCCGGCACCGCCTGA